The DNA sequence atcatgatcatcacCCACTTTAGTAGCTGGACAAGCAGCAGTGTCAGACAACCATTGATTTGTACCCACAAGAAACTCCtttacattcaacattttagCTTGGTACCATATTTCATGTTTGCTTGCTTCCTCAGCAGGCAATAAACCCAATAAAGATGCATGCACCTGCTGTATTGTGTTACACAACTCATTAAAAACGGTTAACTCATTTTCAACCTTATTCACATGTTCTTTATCACCCATGAATTTAAGAATAGATTGTTTTACTTTAGACAGTTTACCAAAGTTagactttctttccttttctaaaaagcttattttttccaacaaagCTTTATGTGTTAATTTACCCACACGTTTTTCAGTTACAGATTTTACCTCTGCACCCGCAAGCTCAGTCTCAAGGCCCAGTTGGCCTGTTCCCTCTTCAGCCATAATGACGACAAAGTCAGTTGGCTTTATTAGTCCGCAAAATAGTTTGTGTTGCGCAAACAACTCGTCTCGAAAGTTATTTTTAGTCGGTTGCGAGTCTGCTACCAATGCATTGGGTTTACGcgtatgtgtgcacacaaattACCATGGCCATTCATATCAGCGCTGATCCACACATACCCCAATCGAGCGTTGGCCGGCTTTGATGAATGATGTCCCGGTGAGATGATGCTGTCGCTGACCCGTAGCTCACTCCGGTAGCTCCAGCTCCGTTAGCGATCGGCAACTCCAAACACAGGGGCGGCTGGCCCCTTTATCACCCATGATTTCCAAAGAAGACGTTAATCCACAATGTAACAAGTCGGCGTCCTCTTGGTGAACGTTCTCCAAATCGAAGCAGTTTTTCGACCTAAATGTACTGACTAAGCCCTAAACTTAGTAGTACTGGTTGTTGATTCCGTTTATAGTTTCCGACGTGCGCCCAGCGCGCTCCATTAACCGCAAAAACGAAGACAGTTAAGTTTATTTTGctggtttattttccttccaatAATACACAGCCGCAATAATTCTAACTCAAAAtacatgtaacaaaacaataaacccgAATTCCTCACTAAACTAAGATGCCTTAACACACGGGGACACGGGCACACGGGCACAGTCGAAAAACTGTTTGCTTCCCCATCAACAACACCTGTGATCAGGTTCAATCAGGTTAAATGCCTCACTCTGCTGACCCGAGGTCAACTGAACCACACAGCCCCCTAGTGGCACGGGGTAAAATTACAcgaaaataaagcacatttaatatgGCTCCTACATTACCTTTAACTCCAAGTATCTCTATAGactccacacaaaaaaacattgcacctgtgtttttttatgttttatatagtgttattttatttcaacaattTTCAGGAATCTATCATGACAGGCATTACACTCATTCCATCCTGTCCACTCTCAACTCACTTGTATTCACACTCTACATGATATCAGGGGAGGGGGGGCATAGTCTTTGGGTTCCAGCAGAACTCCAGTCATAATAGGAGTGAGCATACGTGCGGATCAGCTAACTTCCCGTTTAGCTGAATTTGTGCGGTCTCTAAAGCGTTTCCATCGTGTTGATATTCCCGAGCTAAGCGTAGCCTCCATCGTTTTCCGGCCTTTAGCATCCGTGCTCTGGAACGATACGACACTTGAGTATCTTCAGGTAGTTCTGGACCTTGTTGGAGTCTCGGCGAAGGCAGTAGAGGAGGTCGAAGTCTTTCATCAGGCGCCAGTCGGCGCTGTCGGATGGCAATGAAGCCTCGGGAGAAGACAGGCTGCTGAGGGTGTTGCTTATTATCCCCAACACCTGCATCTGGAGAggacatgacacacacacacacacacacacacacacattacaacaaTCCCCTATTACAACAAAGTAAGAAGCCATACAAGTGTTCCTAAGCAGACACAAGATGAATAGGTACCTACTCACTGAGAATAGTACAAAATAATAGAGGAGACACCCTCTAGATTCATAgagatctttttctttttttctcttgtttttacCCTGATTTTGTTCATTCAGTCATGCGTTGGGTTCAATTCCAAAAACAGCTCACACAAAATATACattcagaggaaaatatataatataacaaactGAGGCCCTGAGAGGAAAGTTAGAGaatttatttccatttcctaAGTCTGATCTAATtggttttctctcctgtgttcatgaacaggtgaaaaaaggttttgacAGAATAATcgtttgacttaaaaaaaacattatttaatctgTGGCATGATTTGAAGGATgattttttgtgttctttgtcGGGAACATTGAGGGTCCTGGGTGAGTTTTTGcatggagaaataaaaataggacTAGAACATGGGGTACGTGGTGCACTTCAACATTTTGTGGCTAAGTGAGTATTAaagtaacaaacacacaaaaaaatgctctgccaaaagtgaaactttttttttttttttatattatcctagcaaaacattttttcacctGTTTGTTATTCATAAACACAGAAGAGGAACAATCAGTCTCAGAAAACTACTCAGAACTTCCATATATTATATCCCAACTTGTTTTGAAATGATACACTCAAAAGGgtgaaatgacaaatgaataTAAAGAATGAACAATATCAggataaaaacaagacaattgCCTCTCAAGGCttctgtatatattatattatgtatataaagTTTGTGTAGTCAGCCAGAAAAGCACCCTAACACAAAGAATCAGTGATTCCAGCTGATCATACATATAATACTATCTATTATTAACATCTTCCAAACAGTTATGAACATTAAAAATCGACAGTATGTTATTCTCTCTGcactaaaaatgaaagaaagacaaaaatgtgttgCAGCCGGTGTGCCCAAAGGGATGTCTCTTCCTTTCTTGCTAGATTGTGGCTTGGGCATTGGGTCACCTTAGGGTGAACAGGGCAGTTTGGATTTGTCATGTGACGTCAGGACTTTGTCATGTGTGTCACTAAGATTACCCCACCTGAATGAACTACATCCCTGGAAGCTACATTGCACAGCAGCTTATGTTCTCTTCATCTTGTTCTTTTCATTTAGCTGTGTTCAGGATGTGTCTGGTGGTCAACTTTCAGGCACATGTGTTTAGACATGCACAAGCTTGCATCCAATAGGAAGCTACGGAAAAAATGCTTGTCCAAAATGATAATGAATACAGGGTTGGCTTTCACTTTTCACTGCCGTATGTCATGCTGCAGGCTGTATTGCAGACTGTtaataagaagtggatgtagtcgtagcccactggtttgtggacccTCGCATTGAAGCCTGGAGTCTGTCGCTGGGGGACAGAGGGGCCAACTTTGACAATGAGCGGCAGTTTCTGCATAGTAGACCTTTAAAGCAAGtactttaaacaggccctattatgctattttccaggtgcatatttttttatctcaagttagttaaaacatgtttacatgcgttaatgctcataatcctccttgtttttctcatcattctgtcctgcagcacctcttctcccactctctctgaaatgctccattgtagcgcttgctcctccctccagaaagcaaagtctgctctgattggtcagctagcccgctctattgtgattggtcaacatttcacgtTCCAAAAAacctcttcctccggagcttcagctccgtctctctcttttgttgtttgagggacaaactagccggaaggagttttatgtcacttccgtaacattatgacctcataaaatTACttaagtgaaggagagaattcaatgtagccgtttcaggcagctcaggagcttctgagggggagggtaactccttttaggctggacttcaggttttacactctacggaccttttacatgtacaaaaatatatataacacactaagggagaggggaaaagtggaaaagcataataggccACTGTAACTGATCTTGTAAAGTACCGCCCAAATCCTACTACGTTCATAGAAGACATACAGTCACAGTACCTTCTCAGCCACTTTCTCCACACCTTGGCGTAGCTCGTGCACCATGTCGCTCATCTCAAGGGCTTTATTAGAGCTGAAGTTGTTGAAGTCGTGGTGGCGAGCCATGCTCTGGTGGAAATGCCACAGAGGATCCCTCCATGCCACCAGGAGCTTCAGGATCACCTCCGTCAGCTCCTCCCTCTACAGTGACAAAAAGAGGACCCATCATTTAAAAGTCAGTTAAAAATCAAGCCATTAATTAAGCCATGATTTAATTTAAGTGATATTACTAGCAACATTGCAGGTTTGaaatgatgcaaaaataaaaagcagagggtcacaacacaaaaaaagcatattgtACTACCGATTAAAGGAAT is a window from the Anoplopoma fimbria isolate UVic2021 breed Golden Eagle Sablefish unplaced genomic scaffold, Afim_UVic_2022 Un_contig_9153_pilon_pilon, whole genome shotgun sequence genome containing:
- the LOC129116847 gene encoding prolactin-like yields the protein MPGNIRSVSFVWVVLVCLLFCSRLTSVGAAPICANAQSGCHVLSLANLFDRVIQHSARTHGISNDLHSEFEQYFLPSKNHIGRVSRNCHTSSILTPNGKENAQRMAREELTEVILKLLVAWRDPLWHFHQSMARHHDFNNFSSNKALEMSDMVHELRQGVEKVAEKMQVLGIISNTLSSLSSPEASLPSDSADWRLMKDFDLLYCLRRDSNKVQNYLKILKCRIVPEHGC